In one window of Arthrobacter pascens DNA:
- the glyA gene encoding serine hydroxymethyltransferase — MVDVLTRTLAETDPAIHAAVHQELLRQQGTLEMIASENFAPTAVMEAQGSVLTNKYAEGYPGKRYYGGCEHVDVVEQLAIDRLKSLFGSEFANVQPHSGAQANAAAMFALIQPGDTILGLNLAHGGHLTHGMRINFSGKLYKVVPYGVNEDTMLIDMAEVERLAVENKPKLIVAGWSAYSRQLDFAEFRRIADLVGAYLMVDMAHFAGLVAAGLHPNPVPHAHIVTSTTHKTLGGPRGGVILTNDADIAKKVNSAVFPGQQGGPLEHVIAAKAVAFKLAAEPAFRERQERTLEGAGIIAERILAADVAESGVTVVSGGTDVHLVLVDLRNSELDGQQGEDRLHRIGITVNRNAVPFDPRPPMVSSGLRIGTPALATRGFGKAEFTEVADIIAAALKHDFSDETVAELRQRVEILAGKFPLYPNLSSDANEVA, encoded by the coding sequence ATGGTCGACGTTCTGACCCGCACGCTCGCAGAGACCGATCCTGCAATCCACGCAGCCGTGCACCAGGAACTCCTGCGCCAGCAGGGCACGCTGGAAATGATCGCCTCCGAAAATTTTGCGCCGACCGCCGTCATGGAAGCCCAGGGATCGGTACTGACGAACAAGTACGCCGAAGGCTACCCGGGCAAGCGGTATTACGGCGGCTGCGAACACGTTGACGTGGTCGAACAGCTGGCCATTGACCGCCTCAAGTCATTGTTCGGCTCCGAGTTCGCTAATGTTCAGCCGCACTCCGGCGCCCAGGCCAACGCAGCGGCCATGTTCGCCCTGATCCAGCCCGGCGACACTATCCTGGGGCTGAACCTTGCACACGGTGGCCACCTGACGCACGGGATGCGGATCAACTTCTCCGGCAAGCTCTACAAGGTCGTCCCGTATGGCGTCAATGAGGACACCATGCTGATTGACATGGCCGAAGTTGAGCGCTTGGCGGTTGAGAACAAGCCGAAGCTGATCGTCGCCGGCTGGTCCGCGTACTCCCGCCAGCTGGACTTCGCTGAATTCCGCCGCATCGCGGACCTGGTAGGGGCGTACTTGATGGTGGATATGGCCCACTTTGCCGGCCTGGTGGCCGCAGGGCTTCACCCCAATCCCGTGCCTCACGCCCACATCGTCACCAGCACCACCCACAAGACCCTTGGCGGACCGCGCGGGGGAGTGATCCTGACCAACGACGCCGACATTGCCAAGAAGGTCAACTCCGCGGTGTTCCCCGGACAGCAGGGCGGCCCGCTGGAGCACGTCATTGCTGCGAAGGCTGTGGCGTTCAAGCTCGCTGCTGAGCCGGCGTTCCGCGAACGCCAGGAACGCACCCTGGAAGGCGCTGGCATCATCGCAGAACGCATTCTGGCTGCTGACGTTGCAGAGTCCGGCGTGACCGTCGTCAGCGGTGGCACCGATGTGCACCTGGTCCTGGTAGACCTGCGCAATTCTGAACTGGACGGACAGCAGGGCGAAGACCGCCTGCACCGTATCGGGATCACGGTCAACCGCAACGCCGTCCCATTCGACCCGCGTCCGCCGATGGTCTCTTCCGGCCTTCGTATTGGCACCCCGGCACTGGCCACACGCGGGTTCGGGAAGGCAGAATTCACCGAGGTCGCCGACATCATCGCGGCAGCCCTCAAGCACGATTTCAGCGACGAGACAGTGGCGGAACTTCGGCAGCGGGTTGAAATCCTGGCCGGAAAGTTCCCGCTCTACCCCAATCTCTCCTCTGACGCGAATGAGGTGGCATGA
- a CDS encoding GntR family transcriptional regulator, with protein sequence MAVEVLAGTDDAVKKSLAEAAYERIRDRLLMLDIKPGDLVNDDHLAKDLGMGRTPVREALKRLELDRLVVSYPRRGTFATRVEVTDLAFISEIRTQLEPLAASRAARVATERQRDELRAVLRAVESFDTQAASVVETLRLDARVHQGIYAAAGNPHLEDVLIRYDNLATRIWCMVLDRLPDLSRHVHEHVNLLGAVIDGDEARAGDLARSHVSGFEDAVRKALFA encoded by the coding sequence ATGGCAGTTGAAGTTTTGGCAGGCACGGACGATGCCGTCAAAAAATCGCTCGCGGAAGCGGCGTATGAGCGCATTCGCGACCGGCTGCTGATGCTTGACATCAAACCCGGCGATCTTGTCAACGACGACCACCTCGCCAAGGACCTCGGCATGGGAAGGACCCCAGTGCGGGAAGCCCTCAAGCGGCTCGAGCTTGACCGGCTGGTTGTTTCGTACCCGCGCAGGGGAACTTTCGCCACGCGGGTAGAGGTCACTGACCTGGCGTTCATTTCCGAAATCCGGACCCAGCTTGAACCGCTCGCGGCCTCCCGCGCTGCCCGGGTGGCCACGGAACGGCAACGGGACGAGCTGCGAGCTGTGTTGCGGGCGGTTGAGTCCTTCGATACCCAGGCGGCTTCCGTCGTCGAAACCCTGCGGCTCGATGCTCGCGTGCACCAGGGAATCTATGCAGCTGCGGGCAATCCGCACCTTGAAGATGTTTTGATCCGCTATGACAACCTCGCCACCCGCATCTGGTGCATGGTGCTGGATCGGCTTCCCGACCTCTCCCGCCATGTACACGAGCACGTGAATCTGCTCGGTGCAGTCATTGACGGGGATGAGGCACGTGCCGGTGACCTGGCGAGGAGCCACGTCAGCGGGTTCGAGGATGCTGTCCGAAAGGCCCTATTCGCCTAG